The Saccharolobus shibatae B12 genomic interval TAAAAGAGAGAGTAATTTTTAATCTAATCATGAATTAGGAAATACCAAAAATCTCCAATATTCTATAATTATGTTTCTCAAATTTACTAGAGTCGATGTAAATAGATAAAAGGAAAAACGACTTATACGATATTATATATACATTATTTATGAGGTGTGTTTTTTGACATATAATAATTCTGAGAAAAAATTGAGAATTCGTCCTAGTTCATCTCTCCTGAGGTCACCAATTCAGTAAGAGTTTAATTCCGCATTTGCGAACTACGAAATCATTACCTCTTAAACTGTACGATTAGCGTACACTTCTTTAGATATTACTTTAAAAAGACCTATCTTATTTCGTAAATAATTTGTATGACAAGCGTCAGTAACTCCGATAAGTTGTTAAGGAAAGAGTTGGGTCTCTTGGATCTAACCTTTTTATCTTTAAGTGCAATGATAGGTTCAGGTTGGTTACTAGCTTCATTAAGCGTGGCATCTATAGCGGGCCCCTCTGGAGTTTTATCTTGGATAATAGCTGGGATAATGACAATGTTTATAGGGTTAGCCTACGCTGAACTCGGGAGTTCAATACCTAAAACTGGTGGGATAGTTAGATATCCAGTTTACTCCCACGGAAGTTACACCGGATTTGTCATAGCGTTCCTTTATCTTCTCTCGGCAATCTCTACGCCTTCTATAGAGGCTTTAGCAACAATCGAATACTTAACTAGTGTAAACCCCACTTTGAGTAAATTGCTTACTAACTCAACGGTTATTAACGGCACACCAATTACTATATTGACGCTTCCCGGATTAATGTTTTCCGTTCTTTTATTATTTATCTATTTCTTAGTAAATTATTATGGTATAAAGATCTTAGGGAAAACGAATTCTGCCATAACTGTTTGGAAATTGATCATACCAATTGTTACATTTGTGTTGCTATTTTTCGCATTTAAGTCAAGTAATTTTACAAATTATGGAGGAATATTTCCGAAAAGTGTTGCATCAAATTATGTCGGTCCAGTCGGTATGCTGTATGCAATACCCTCAGCTGGGATAATCTACTCATATTTAGGATTTAGACAACCAATAGAGTACTCTGGAGAGGCCAAAAATCCTGAAAAGAACGTATGGAGAGCCATAATTCTCTCGATAATAATTGCCATACTAATTTACACTTTCCTACAAATAGCTTTTATAGGTGCAATAAATTGGATATCTGCTGGAATAACTCCAGGCAATTGGTCAGCACTACTGAATAGTAAGTGGGCTAACAGTCCATTCTACAGTGAGCTGGAAGCTGAAGGACTAGCGATAGCTGGAGCCTGGGGATATGTACTTTTAATAGATGCGGTTCTATCTCCCAGTGGAACTGGATTAGTTTATACTGGTACATCAGCTAGGACACTTTATGGTTTAGCAGCAGAAGAATATTTCCCATTAATATTTAAGAAATTAAATAGCTATAGAATCCCTATGTGGTCCTTAATTACATCCTTAATAGCCAGTATCATATTCCTACTTCCGTTTCCAAGTTGGTATTTATTAGTTGGATTCAACTCCTCAGCTACTGTACTCACGTATATTATGGGCGGTATAGGTTTACAAACCTTGAGAAAAACAGCCCCTGATTTAAAGAGAGGAATTAAGATACCTTTTGCAAGCATTATAGCGCCAGTTGCTACAATAGTTTCCTTGCTAATAGTGTATTGGGCAGGGTTTACAACATTGTTTTATATCATCTCAGCTTTATTTATTGGAATTCCAATCTTCTGGATAAATTATGCTGTGAAGATTCTAGGACTAAAGAAATGGATTGGTATTAGCTTAGGAATATCACAACTAGTTGTAAATATCATATTAACTATAATCGGATATTATAACCTAGTTTTGAGTAACGATAATCCTTTACTATACTTTACACTATTTATATTGATGGCGTTAACACCCTTAATAGTTGCTTATCTAACTGTAAACACTAATGAGAAAGTACACCTGAAGAGTGGATTTTGGCTTATGGGCTTAATTATTGCAATTTACATTATTAGTTATCTTAGTGAATTTGGACCATCAGGCAACTCTGCTCCTATAAGATTCCCTTATGATATTGTAATAGTTTCGATAATAGGTATAATATTCCATTATCTAGCCGTTTTAAGTGGTTTTAGAACCAAGGAAATAGAGGAAATTGTTGAGGATCAGAAGGAGAGAGGAGATTAATTGAAAAAATGTTACTTCGAATCCTAATGAAAACTTTTTAATCAAGAAATTATATCTTATTTTAGGTCGAAAAATCATGCTAAAATAATGAAAAGTAGTAACTGCTTATTATGATCGATTCGAATTTCAAAACAATTTCTAAAAAGCAAATAACAACTAAAAACTATTTATTACATTTTGGTAGCATATCAATTAATAAATTCCCTTTTTATATCGTTTTGACTTTTTCACCTAAAGAAAATTGTGAGTTAAGAAAATTTTAAAGCTGTGCTGGAATAAATTTTTATTCCGGGAAAACGAATTTATATTGATGGAAGAAGTTCTTAGTTCGAGTCTCTATACTCAACAAGTCAAAAAGTTATATAAAGTCGGAGAATTATTGGGCCTTGATAACGAAACTTTAGAAACACTTTCTCAGCCCGAAAGGATAATTCAAGTTAAGATACAAATTAGAGGGTCTGATGGTAAATTAAAGACATTTATGGGTTGGAGGAGTCAGCACAACTCGGCTTTAGGCCCATACAAGGGCGGAGTTAGGTATCATCCTAATGTTACGCAAGATGAGGTAGAAGCGTTATCTATGATAATGACGTGGAAGAACTCATTACTACTATTACCATATGGAGGAGGAAAAGGCGGAATTAGAGTAGATCCTAAAAAGTTGACTAGGGAAGAGCTAGAACAGTTGTCAAGAAAGTTTATTCAAGCCATTTATAAATATTTAGGTAGCGAATTAGATATCCCAGCCCCAGATGTGAACACAGATTCACAAACCATGGCATGGTACCTAGATGAGTACATAAAGATAACTGGAAAGGTTGATTTCGCAGTATTTACTGGAAAGCCAGTGGAACTAGGTGGAATAGGTGTTAGATTATACAGTACTGGACTTGGTGTTGCTACCATAGCTAAGGAAGCTGCAAATAAGTTTATAGGAGGTATTGAGGAAGCTAGGGTAATAATTCAAGGATATGGAAATGTTGGATATTATGCAGCTAAATTCCTAAGCGATATGGGAGCTAAAATAGTGGGAATTAGTGACTCTAAAGGTGGAGTAATTAATGAGAAAGGAATAGATGTTGGAAAGGCTATGGAAATAAAGGAGAAAACTGGAAGTGTGATAAATTATCCTGAGGGAAGAAAAGTAACAAATGAGGAATTACTAACATCGGATTGTGATATATTAGTACCGGCAGCACTTGAAAATGTCATAAATAAATTTAATGCTCCCAAGGTTAAGGCTAAGCTTATTGTTGAAGGTGCAAATGGTCCATTGACTGCTGATGCAGATGAAATAATGAAACAGAGAGGTATAGTGGTTGTGCCAGATATACTTGCTAATGCAGGTGGGGTTGTTGGAAGTTATGTTGAGTGGGCTAATAATAAAATGGGTCAAATAATTAGTGATGAGGAGGCTAAGAAGCTTATAGTCGACAGAATGAACAATGCTTTCAATACGCTATACGATTATCGTCAAAAGAAATTAGAAGATCAAGACCTTAGAACTGCTGCCATGGCATTGGCTGTGGATAGAGTAGTAAGAGCTATGAAAGCTAGAGGTCTATTATAAGACTTTTCCCTTGGGCTAATCCTAGACCCCTTAAAGAGGGAGATAAGACAAGGTAGGATAATAATGAAATAAAGAATAGAGCTTGATTAGCGTTCAACTTTTATAATTTATTACTTAGCTCCTTAAATATATAAATTTTACTAATTTTTATTCATCAAGAGAAAATTAACTATTTAAATTTTTAATATATTGAAATAAAATTCGTTATTCGTTATATTTTTCTAAACGTTAAAATCTCTTATTTCTTATGTAATGCTTTTTAGTAAAGTTATATTATAATAATGTTAGTTCCTTCACACTGAGATAAGGAGTAAGATTAAATGATATATGCTGATTCTTTTCCCATCTAGATATAAAAAATTACTAAGATATATATATTGCGGTTTACAAAGTTGAAGGTTAATGGGGGGCAGAAGCTTCGCCTGCGGAGACGGATAGCCTTATGTTTAGATACATCTTTTTTAACGATAATTCGATAGGAGGAAGAAGAACCCATTCAGAGCAGCTGTTTTCATGAAGATTGGGATAAACGACCCTCCTACTAGCCCTCTCCAATCGTTATGTAAAAGTATTAAGATATGTTCTCCTCTGGTTAAAAGAAAATTGATAAGATAAACCCTACTAAGAAAGGAGTTAAAACTATTATTCATCAAGATGTTTTGTGGATTGCTTCAATTTTTAGCTGAGCAAACATTAAACTCACTTTTAATCTAACGTTTAATTTTGAATTTAAGAAAATTCAATGAATCTAACATCTAAGAGAATTGAAGAACTCCACAAAGCAGTTCCCATAACTAAGTTTTAATGTATCTTTAATCACTTAATATCATTACCATAAACGATAAAATATCACCAAAATAATTTTAGTAAAATGTTATTATTAATGCTAGTCATAATATCGTCATTAGTATATAAATTTATTAAACAAGGGAAAATCTCTACAAACAGTAGGTGCAAAACAACGTTTTGTATGCCTTATTCTAATATAGAAATATTAAATAGCTTAATGATGACACTAAGACGTTAGTTACATTACAGTATTACTCTAGCAATATTTAAATATAACACTGTACTATCCCTTTACCCATGAGATTGCTTAACATACTATTCTTGGCAATGTTAATTCTTCCATTATTTTCCTTTTTTACCTTATCCCTAACTTTATCTGACCAAATACAATTACCTCCTCGCTACTATTCCTATATTAGTGATAATGTTACACAAGGAAGTGGTATTGACGTAATTTTTTACGCATCGTCACCAATAACCTTCATGATTATGACTCCTTCGCAATTTTATCAATTTAATCAAACGGGTTTATCTCAGTCAATATATTCAACTACTACTAATTCTCTTAGTAAATTCTTTCCACTCACAAGCGGACAATATTATATTGTTTTCGATAATAACATTAGTAATAATCCTGTTACGTTAAATTACTATATTCTAACAAGACCCTTGCCTACTGGTATAGCCGATTACGGTCTTAAGGCTAACAATGGTGTTATTAGTCCTTATGTAGAGAAGATTAAAAGTGTGATAGGTGCTGTTGAGATTAACAAATTACTAGCGTATAATTTAACACCACCAGCTGGTATAAGTCAATACTCTGCATCCATTCAATTAAATGTAGTTCTTCAAGTTAATACGATAGGTGGTTCTCAACAACTTTGGTTACAGAATGTTATACAAATTTATACCAATAATTATTCCTACAGATTTGAAGATAATATATGGAATTTCACTGGTAAAATCTCAATTCTATCTAATAGTAGTGTGAAGGGTAATGGATTAGTTTATGTTACTAATGACGGAAATGACTATTACGCATATGGTACCAATTTCTCTACACTATTATCACCCTCTTTAAAATACTTACTCATAAACACATCATACACTTCTCAAGGTTCCATGATATCTTTTGGGTATATGAACCAGAGCGGTTTAACCATATGGTACGATAATGTCACCATATTAATACCTAATACGTTATCAGCATATATCCTTGTAGATGGTTATAACTTCACTGCACGGTAGACCCAAAATCACCTCCCTAAAAATAAATCTATTACATTAATAAGCATATTTATTAGTTTAAATAGAAAATTTTCCAGATTGAATAAATCACCAGGAAACAAAAGGATAAGCAATAATCTGAACTCTTCCCTCCTCACCACACCCTTAAATATGGTGTACAAGGAGTAGAAAACCATGGCCAGCACGAAGATCAACGTGCGGAAGACGAACTTAGTGGAACTGGTGAAGGGAAGGAAAGCCTTGATGTTCCTGTAAGAGGTCTCTATGGGACTCCTTACCTTATTGTACAACCTCAACACCTCCTTCTTCGGTAGGTCAAGATTAGTCGCCCTAGCGAAGTAAACAACCTTCTTCTTCCTCTTGATTTTCTCCCTGCGATACACGATCAGCCTGAACTTAACCTGTTCATCCCTCCTATGCCTCTTACTATTTGTCATGTACTCTCCATCAAACTCCTCATAGACTTTCACGTCCCCAACGGGAACTCCGATTATATAATTGAACTGCGAAATGAAGTTAAGCACATCAACTGTGTAGAAACCCGCATCAAGAGCTATTAACCTTATCTTGAATCCCATTGCAACAACTTGCTCCACGAGGATCTTCACGATATCATCCTTGGTCATCCCGTTCACATGTGTGACGAAAGCCAGTAGGAGTACTTTCCCATCATGTTTAGTCGTTGCTGTTGCGTAGTTCCACGAGTTTCCCTTTTCCGAGCTTCCGAGTCCTTCCACCGGTTTCCCGTACCAAGTTTTGGTGGTCCAGTCTATTGAAATGTCTATTTCCTTTTCTCCCTTCAGCGTATCCAAGGATATTTTCCTCACTTGTTCCAAGAGTTTCTCAACTACTTCCACACCTTGCTCCTCCGCGTAATTCCTCACGGTTTGTGGTGATACGTTGTATGCGCTTGACTTGTTTTCTATGGAGTCGTTCCATAAACACGCGGAGACTAGCGTTTTTTCTACGTTCTCTGCCTTTTTTCCTTGGAAGTCTAACATGGAAAGTAATTTATATCCTATTTGTTGAATGTTATTTTGGTGGGGAAGACAAGGTGTTATCACCTTGGTTCACCTCGTGATAATACCGTCTTCCTCACCTTAAGCTTTTCTTCAATTTGTTGAACTCCTAATATAGTTATAAATTCCATTTATTTTCTATAAAATTAATAGTACCTTACCGGAATTATTTTTGTAAAATGATTTTGGGTCTACCGTGCAGGAGGACTTGCTTACGATGCAGAGCTAATATTAGGTGGTGGAGGCAATGGTGAGTTTACATTCTTTAATGAATCAAATGTGGAGTTAGCTATGATCTATCAATATTTAAACGGAACTTTAGCACCCCCTAAATTCCTCTTCCCCTTTGGTCTGGATACTGAGGAATCCGCAGATAACTTATATACTGTTTCATATAATGGTGTTTATTTAGTGAGTAGTGGTTATCAAGTTATAAATAACTTAAACGAAAACGTATCACAGTTGAGATTTAACGTTGTTAATTACACTAAAGTTACAGACCAGAATTTCCCATACGTATTTACTATAAACGTCTCTGGTGGAGTTTTACCGTATAAGTTAAACGTTACAATTAACAATAGTAGTGGAAATGAGTTATCTGGATATACTTACGTTCTATTCCCCTCTATATCGACGTATTATTTACCCTTAAGTCCGCTTTCTCCAGGTAATTATACTATTAAAATAAAACTTACTGATTTTAATGGAAATTCAAAATCTTACGAATTCTCACTTACAATAAATCCGCCCTTAAAAGTACAAATGCTTAACGTAACCAATTATACAGATCTTGCATTGCCATACTTTAACTTTACCTCAATAATAAGCGGAGGTACTAAGCCATATAACATCACTATTACAATATCTAATGATAGTGGGATATTATCAGAAATATATAAAATTATAAATTACACTTCAATTGCATATTATACAGTAAGCATGAAGGGTTATAGTATAGGAAAATACACCATTCAAATAGAAGTTAAGGATTACGCAGGTAGTATAAATGTTTCAAAATATAATTTCACTATCAATCCCAATCCCTATATTTCTACATTAAGTTATACCTCCGAGACAGATAAGGGATTAAGGGAAGTAATAAAGGCTATAGGTAAAGGAGGAGCTGGAAGCCTTGTATATTACTGGTACGTTAATAACTCTTTAGTAAGTAGTGGAGCTGGAGACGAACTGTATAATTTCACGCCTTCTAATATTGGCGAATATAACATTACTGTTATGGTAAAAGACGTTCTAGGGATATCATCAGCAAAGAGTGTTATTATAAAGGTTAACCCTGATCCAGTAGCTGAGCTGTCAATACCTAAAACTACTATAGATTCTGGAACTGAGTTTCCAGTTAACGCTACAGTATCTCTAGGAACACCACCCTACTATATTTCTTGGTATGTTAATGGAAGTTACATGGGTAATGGATCAGTTAAGGAATTAGACTTAAGCAATATAGGAGTTTATATAATAACGGTAACAGTGAGAGATTCTGCAGGTTATGTAATAAATGTGAGTAAACCAGTGTCAGTAGTCCCACCTCCTTCATTAAGTATTAAAGAACAAACTCAAGGAAACTTCATTCAGTACAATACATCAATTACATTATCGGCTTCAATTAATGGCGGAACTAATCCGTATTATCTTATCTTGTTAAACGGTAAACTTGTAGGTAACTACTCATCAACAACCCAGTTACAGCTTAAGTTACAAAACGGTGAAAATAATATTACACTCGTAGCTAAAGATTTATGGGGAAAAGCTGCTGTGAAAACTTTAATAGTTAACTCTGGATATAATTACGTGGACATAGGAATTATTGTAGGTATACTCTTGATAATAGTTATAATTGTTGTATTAGTAATTAGTAAAAGAAAATAATTTTTTAATTCTTTATAGTATTCTCCATAATGTAGACAGCAGTCCCATTAATTTAATACACATATAAATTTAGAAACTAACTTTCAGCTCAACCCGAGATTCATAATAAAAAGTGAATTGTAGCTTTTCTTTTAATTAAAGTGTTATAATAGATACCTTGAAGGAAAAAAAGGGCACAAATAAGGAATTACTAATATCGGACTGTGATATATTAATACTTGTGGCGCTTGAAAACGTCATAAATATGTTTAATGCTCCCTTCAGTGTAGGCAACAATTTCACTCAGAAACGTAGTTTAAATTCCCTTTCCTTCTTTTGTTTCAATCAATCGTAACCTATTATTAAAATTCTATCCCTAAGCTTATAGGAATAAAGAATTGCAAAATTAAAACTGTTTCTCGACATGGATATAAGCTCATCTTTTAGCTTTTCATTTTTTACATTGTCTGGCACTATCACTACATAATACTTAGCATTAGGTAAAAAAGTCTTGAAAAATTTCTGAACATCAACTATCAAATTGGGACTGAAGTACTTAATAAATCTCACGCTTCCACTTTTACTTACTATTTCAATTAGGTTGTCCTCAACAAATTCCGACAATTCCTCAATTGGTACAGCAGCCATTATATTTATAATTATTTTTCATGTTAATAAGTAGTTATGTATAATACTCCATAAGAAGTATATAGGATTTGTATAATTTGTACTGCAATACTTAAATAGAAAAAATAAGTAGGAAGCTCATGCATGTTGCCCAGCCTTAATTACGTAATTCCTAGTGAATAAAGCAACGATAAGGTTTAGGAACATTATACCAACTGCAGCAGTATACATGTAATGAAAGGCTGAATAAGATGGTACTTGAGCTACCGGTACAATTTGATTGTTATAATCGTATATTATCCATGTAGTGTAAGTGTCCATAAATACTGTTGAGATTACTGGGCCAATTGAACTTCCGATAGTTCTTATTAAAGTGTTCATACCTATTCCTATTCCTCTTTGTTCCTCTGGTAAAGATACTGCGACCATATTAACTAATGGAATCATAGTATTGACTAATCCTACCGCAGTTATCATAACGTCTAACACAACCTCATACACGGTATACCTAAAAGTATCTAAAAGTAAGTAACCAAAAATACTAATGACAGAACCAGTGATAAGCAATGGCTTAGGTCCAGTTGTGTTAATCAATCTACCTACTATTGGTCCAACAATCATCATTACTAAAGCTACTGGTGCCATTAAAAGCCCAGATTCTATTATGGATAAGCCTAGTCCATAGGGTTGAGGTAATTGAAGATAATAAACTAGCCCAGTGAACATTAAAAACATTCCAGCTCCAGATATTAACCCAGCAATGTTTGCGACCATTATGTTTCTTACTCTAAATAAATCTAGTCTCATTAAGGGTTCATTAGTTCTCCTCTCTGCCCATAAGAATATAGGAAACGCTATTACTGAAACCACAATTAATGACAACTGGCTAATTGAAGCCCAACCCACATTAGGACCATTAGATAAATATACTAATAACGGAACCACTGTTAACATAAGAAATGTTGCGCCTAAATAGTCTATCTTCTCCTTAGTCTTCTCGGGAATTTCAACTATGTACTTTGCGGAAATTATTACTAGAATTATTGATAGTAAAAATGCTGTATGAAATGCGTAAGGCCATCCCAAATCTTGAACAATGTAGGAACCTATTAATAATCCTAGGGCTGGACCAGCAGCAAGTGTCGCGCTTAAAATACCTTGAGCCCATGCAACTCTCTCTCTGGGAAATAGGTCAGTTATAATAGCTATAGCAAGAGGAAACGTTGCATAGCCCAGTCCTTGAATTGCCCTAGCAAATATCAAAAAGTAGATGTTTG includes:
- a CDS encoding APC family permease, whose protein sequence is MTSVSNSDKLLRKELGLLDLTFLSLSAMIGSGWLLASLSVASIAGPSGVLSWIIAGIMTMFIGLAYAELGSSIPKTGGIVRYPVYSHGSYTGFVIAFLYLLSAISTPSIEALATIEYLTSVNPTLSKLLTNSTVINGTPITILTLPGLMFSVLLLFIYFLVNYYGIKILGKTNSAITVWKLIIPIVTFVLLFFAFKSSNFTNYGGIFPKSVASNYVGPVGMLYAIPSAGIIYSYLGFRQPIEYSGEAKNPEKNVWRAIILSIIIAILIYTFLQIAFIGAINWISAGITPGNWSALLNSKWANSPFYSELEAEGLAIAGAWGYVLLIDAVLSPSGTGLVYTGTSARTLYGLAAEEYFPLIFKKLNSYRIPMWSLITSLIASIIFLLPFPSWYLLVGFNSSATVLTYIMGGIGLQTLRKTAPDLKRGIKIPFASIIAPVATIVSLLIVYWAGFTTLFYIISALFIGIPIFWINYAVKILGLKKWIGISLGISQLVVNIILTIIGYYNLVLSNDNPLLYFTLFILMALTPLIVAYLTVNTNEKVHLKSGFWLMGLIIAIYIISYLSEFGPSGNSAPIRFPYDIVIVSIIGIIFHYLAVLSGFRTKEIEEIVEDQKERGD
- a CDS encoding Glu/Leu/Phe/Val family dehydrogenase: MEEVLSSSLYTQQVKKLYKVGELLGLDNETLETLSQPERIIQVKIQIRGSDGKLKTFMGWRSQHNSALGPYKGGVRYHPNVTQDEVEALSMIMTWKNSLLLLPYGGGKGGIRVDPKKLTREELEQLSRKFIQAIYKYLGSELDIPAPDVNTDSQTMAWYLDEYIKITGKVDFAVFTGKPVELGGIGVRLYSTGLGVATIAKEAANKFIGGIEEARVIIQGYGNVGYYAAKFLSDMGAKIVGISDSKGGVINEKGIDVGKAMEIKEKTGSVINYPEGRKVTNEELLTSDCDILVPAALENVINKFNAPKVKAKLIVEGANGPLTADADEIMKQRGIVVVPDILANAGGVVGSYVEWANNKMGQIISDEEAKKLIVDRMNNAFNTLYDYRQKKLEDQDLRTAAMALAVDRVVRAMKARGLL
- a CDS encoding ISH3 family transposase; amino-acid sequence: MITPCLPHQNNIQQIGYKLLSMLDFQGKKAENVEKTLVSACLWNDSIENKSSAYNVSPQTVRNYAEEQGVEVVEKLLEQVRKISLDTLKGEKEIDISIDWTTKTWYGKPVEGLGSSEKGNSWNYATATTKHDGKVLLLAFVTHVNGMTKDDIVKILVEQVVAMGFKIRLIALDAGFYTVDVLNFISQFNYIIGVPVGDVKVYEEFDGEYMTNSKRHRRDEQVKFRLIVYRREKIKRKKKVVYFARATNLDLPKKEVLRLYNKVRSPIETSYRNIKAFLPFTSSTKFVFRTLIFVLAMVFYSLYTIFKGVVRREEFRLLLILLFPGDLFNLENFLFKLINMLINVIDLFLGR
- a CDS encoding DUF4898 domain-containing protein, which codes for MAAVPIEELSEFVEDNLIEIVSKSGSVRFIKYFSPNLIVDVQKFFKTFLPNAKYYVVIVPDNVKNEKLKDELISMSRNSFNFAILYSYKLRDRILIIGYD
- a CDS encoding MFS transporter; translation: MDSKATMRTLVTLTLMLTLVNYVETMVIPALPKIETQFSTTATTVAWITSAYLIVGAIASPLFGKLGDRYGKKKVYLLSIGFYSLAVLLAGFSPNIYFLIFARAIQGLGYATFPLAIAIITDLFPRERVAWAQGILSATLAAGPALGLLIGSYIVQDLGWPYAFHTAFLLSIILVIISAKYIVEIPEKTKEKIDYLGATFLMLTVVPLLVYLSNGPNVGWASISQLSLIVVSVIAFPIFLWAERRTNEPLMRLDLFRVRNIMVANIAGLISGAGMFLMFTGLVYYLQLPQPYGLGLSIIESGLLMAPVALVMMIVGPIVGRLINTTGPKPLLITGSVISIFGYLLLDTFRYTVYEVVLDVMITAVGLVNTMIPLVNMVAVSLPEEQRGIGIGMNTLIRTIGSSIGPVISTVFMDTYTTWIIYDYNNQIVPVAQVPSYSAFHYMYTAAVGIMFLNLIVALFTRNYVIKAGQHA